The Phoenix dactylifera cultivar Barhee BC4 chromosome 12, palm_55x_up_171113_PBpolish2nd_filt_p, whole genome shotgun sequence genome includes the window AAATTTGGGATAAGTTTTATAGGAAAATTAATATGGCAGTATAAGCCGGTCGTCTTGAGCTGATATGGCAAGATGAGCAGGAGCCGaaggaggggaggaggagggcagCGGCGGCAAGGAGAGGATAGAGGGAAGGTGATGTTAGCACTGTTTGGCAAATACTACAATTCCTAGGGAAGTAATTAGAAATATTGAATAAATGACGCAACGGCTTAATCATGAAGGATTAAAACTAGCATCATCATTTCATTTGCTCCAAagcatttttttcaaaaaggctAACAAAACAACAAACTTGATGGCTTCCTATGTAGTGAATCAAAATATTGGAGTACTTATTTATATTATCGAATTATTTTCAGAGCATGATGCCAGAGAAGGTTCTGCAGCGCAgccaagtcaaaaaaaaataaaaataaaaataaaaataacataattataaaaaatgttAATATAATATGTTGGTTAACTAAAAGTCACCTACGAAAGACTAGAAAGTCATGTTCTaagataaaaatagaaaaaaaaaatgattggcACTTTTGTTCTTACAATAaataaattaaccaattaaaaaaaaaaatcaaccgaagaagaaaaagataacTTTCCAACACGTCCTTGCTTGCATCATCACAGATTCATACCCCTATTTTAACAACACTCTACAGTCCCCCCACCAGCCTCTATAAAAAGCCTTCCTAGTTCCATGTAcggtacattaaaaaaaaaaaaactccccaTTTACCCCCCCACAAGTGTTCAGATTTATTTGCAACACCGAGGGCCTATCCGAACTGATCCATCCACCAAGCAGAAGTATCGAATGGTCCCTCGTGCTAAGTATGATTTATAAGGACTTTAGCACACTGGACCATAATTTAAGCAAGTATCACATGCTCCCTACCGGATCACACGCTCCCACGTGAGAGAACCGAAAGTGGGGAGTAGGCCAGGGACGCCACCGCCCCGTTGGGCCCCACCGGGCCGGACTCCTCGCCCCCGAAGGCGATCGCCGAGCCGCCGGACCCCTTCTCGAACGACGACGATGGGTACGAGTGCACGAAGTCGTCGAATCCCTCGTGACCGCCCTTTCCCTCGTGGCCGCCGTCCGCCGGAGGCGGGCTCGGCACGTCCGGCACCTCCGCCACGTCGCCGCCGTCAAGGTACCGCACCACCTCCCTCATCGTCGGCCGCGCCGAAGACGCCGGGTGGGAGCACCAGATCCCCACCTTGATCGCCACCGCCACTTCCTCCTTGTCGTAGACGCCCTCAAGCCGCGAGTCCACCACGTCAGCCCATCGCCCGGAACTCCAGCGCTCCCACACCCATTCTACCAGTACGAGCTCCTCCGGCGGCGCCTTGGGCTCGATGGGGCGGCGGCCGCAGACCACCTCGAGGACAAGGGCGCCGAAGGCGAACACGTCGCAGCTGGTGGTGGCCTTGCCGGTCCGGGTGAGCTCGGGGGCGAGGTAGCCCAGGGTGCCCACCACCCGGGTGGTGCTCGGGTTGGTCCCGTGCTCGTAGAGCTTGGCCAGCCCGAAGTCGCCGAGCCGGCCGTTGAGGTCGCCGTCGAGGAGGACGTTGCTCGCCTTCACGTCGCGGTGGATCACCACGTGCTCCCATTCCTCGTGGAGGTAGAGCAGCGCGGAGGCGACGCCTCGGAGGATCCGGAACCGCTGCGCCCACGATAGCACGGCCCCCGCCGGCTTTAATTCGTCGGAAAATAGGAAGTTGTCCAAGCTCCCATTGGGCATGTAGTCGTAGACTAGGAGGAGGTCGGCTCGCCGGCGGCACCAACCCAGGAGCTGGACCAGATTCCTGTGGCGGAGCCGCCCGATGCTGGCGATCTCCGCCACGAATTCCCGGATACCCTGCCTCGACTCGTGGGAGACTCGCTTCACGGCGACCTCGGTTCGGGATCCCGGGAGAGTCCCCTTGTAGACCTTGCCGAAGCCACCGGAGCCGAGGAGCTCCCGGTCTCGGAACCCCTTGGTGGCGCGCTTCAATTCCTTGTAGGAGAAGCGGTGGGGGCCGATTTCCAGTTCCCAGGGCTCGATCACGTCGGCGTTCTTGATCTTGTAGAAGAGGTAGGCGGCTCCGACGACCGCGGCGATGAGGACGACGACGGCGGTGGCGGAGACGGCGATGATAAAAACGGTATCTTTCTTCTTGGGCTGGGGGAGGGAAGGGAGAGAAGCGAGGTCCAGGGATTGGGCGACCCCGTTCATCTTAAAACTCCAGCCAAGAAGGTAATGGGAGCTCGCCAGCAGTCCGGTGGAGGCCGAGAAGCCGACGAACATCCGGTCGTGGAGAATCGGGGAGAGATCCACCGGGAACGACAAAATGGGGACTGCGGGTTTCGAAGAGAAGGGAGCAACAGTGACATTGATCACCTTCGCCACGCCGTCGTAGTCGACCCACGCCTGGACCGTACCACCGCTTTTGAGATTGAGGGCGATCTTGTTGCCATCGCCGGCGTGGTAGGCGGCAGAGACGGAGGCGTTAGAGGTCATGCTGTCGATGTCGATTCCGATGTGGTTGTCGTTGATGTCGCCGAACTCGAAGTCCTGGACGGTGTCGAACTCCACGGCGAAGAGGTGGTTGGAGAAGTTCCCGACGTCGGTGGCGTTCATGAGGCCTAAATACTGGCTAGGGAGAGCCCCCTTCAGCTCCTTCGTTGGAGAAATGACGAAGGCTAGGCCATGGCCGCCGAGCGTCGGGTATTCGGGGACGATGGCGAAGGCGAAGGCggcggagaaggagaaggcGTCGCCGGTGGTGGCGTTCCTGAACTGGAGGGCGGAGGGATAGAAGGCACGACCGATGAGGCGGCTCGTATCATTCGTCAACCGTAGGATCCCGTTGTT containing:
- the LOC103697303 gene encoding L-type lectin-domain containing receptor kinase S.4-like translates to MSENPIFFLVFLAFFLSAASQQDEFVYTGFGGGGAASGSRSNVSLIGVAEIENNGILRLTNDTSRLIGRAFYPSALQFRNATTGDAFSFSAAFAFAIVPEYPTLGGHGLAFVISPTKELKGALPSQYLGLMNATDVGNFSNHLFAVEFDTVQDFEFGDINDNHIGIDIDSMTSNASVSAAYHAGDGNKIALNLKSGGTVQAWVDYDGVAKVINVTVAPFSSKPAVPILSFPVDLSPILHDRMFVGFSASTGLLASSHYLLGWSFKMNGVAQSLDLASLPSLPQPKKKDTVFIIAVSATAVVVLIAAVVGAAYLFYKIKNADVIEPWELEIGPHRFSYKELKRATKGFRDRELLGSGGFGKVYKGTLPGSRTEVAVKRVSHESRQGIREFVAEIASIGRLRHRNLVQLLGWCRRRADLLLVYDYMPNGSLDNFLFSDELKPAGAVLSWAQRFRILRGVASALLYLHEEWEHVVIHRDVKASNVLLDGDLNGRLGDFGLAKLYEHGTNPSTTRVVGTLGYLAPELTRTGKATTSCDVFAFGALVLEVVCGRRPIEPKAPPEELVLVEWVWERWSSGRWADVVDSRLEGVYDKEEVAVAIKVGIWCSHPASSARPTMREVVRYLDGGDVAEVPDVPSPPPADGGHEGKGGHEGFDDFVHSYPSSSFEKGSGGSAIAFGGEESGPVGPNGAVASLAYSPLSVLSRGSV